From the Rhizomicrobium palustre genome, the window GGTGTCGATCTCTTCGTTGTTGGCGCTCATCTCAGCGATATGCCGCTGAACAAAGAACTGCGGGATCTAAAGGCGCGTTTTGTTACCGCTGCGCAGACCGCACCGGATTATGAGCTGTACGCGTTGGCCAATACCACACCCCCAAAGCCAGGAATGGTGCGTGCGCCAAGCGCGGATGCGGCATCTATCGCAGGCGAGGTGTGGCGGTTGACGCCGGAAGCCTTTGGCCGCTTTGTGGCGAAAATCCCGACACCGCTCGGAATCGGCAAGATCCACCTTAGCGATGGAAGCGAAGTCAGTGGCTTTCTCTGCGAGCCTATTGCCCTTCAAGGCGCGCGTAACATCACAAGCTTTGGCGGCTGGCGCGCCTTTATCGCATCGATGACGTCAATATAGAAAAGTGAGGTTGATTGTGGCGGAAGACAACACCATGCGCCGGGCACCAAGAATTTTCAGCTTACCGATTGCGGCGTTGATTGGAATGTCGCAACTTTCCGCGGCGCCAGTACCCGCTTGGTCCGGCGATGGCGGGGTTCCGGCATTCTACACCTGGACCGGGGCCATACCCGTAAAGCCGGGCATTTTCCTCCGCGGTGAAGCATTGTCCTCCGAGATGTCGCTGCCGGATGCCGGTATAGCTTTGCGCATCCTCTACACCTCTACCGGCTGGCCGAAGGCGAAACCCATCACCGTCTCTGGGGCTCTCTTCATTCCGAAAGGAACACCGCCTAAAGGCGGCTGGCCTCTGATCGCCTGGTCGCATGGCACCACGGGTTATGCAGATGTGTGTGCGCCATCGGCGCGGCCGCGTTCTGAGCGCGATGCCAAATATCTCAATGATTGGCTGAAGGATGGCTATGCCATCGTCGCCACCGATTATGCGGGGCTCGGCACGCCAGGGCCGCACCCTTATCTGCAATATAAGTCGGAAGGCATGTCTGTGCTTGACAGCATCCGCGCGGTACAGGCGAAATTTCCCGAGCTGAGCCGCGACGTGCTTACTATGGGTCAAAGCCAGGGATCTGGCGCCGCACTGGGCGCAGCCTTGATTGCGCCTGACTATGCGCCGGAGCTGGAGATCAAAGGCACGGTCGCCACCGGCATAGTTGCAGCCACCACGGCAATCGGCAACGCGCCGCAGGTGAAGGATGCTGAGATTTACACATCGCCCAAAGACTATAGCAACACCGCTTATGAGGTCCTGTTCTTCCTCGGCACGGTGCGCGCGAGCAATCCCGACCAAATCAAACCCGACGATTACATTTCCAAGAGGGGCTGGCCAATGCTGGAGAACGCGCAGCATAGCTGCTTTCGTGATCTGGCGAAGGACGCGCAGACCATGAAAATATCAGTCGCGGATTTCTATAAGCGCCCGATTGATAATCTCGAGGCCATTGCCGATAAGACGAGAAACTTCCCGAACGTCCATATCAAAACGCCTGTTTTCATCGGCACGGGTTTGGCCGATACCTCCGCCAAAACCTCTAAGCAGTATAATTTTGTTTCGGCGATGTGCGCGGCAGGTACCACAGTGCAATGGCATTATTATCCGCACGCCACCCACAGCAGCGCCTTGCCGCGGGCGCGTGTGGATTCACCCACTTTCGTGAAGACTGTTATGCAGGGTAAACGTGCCGAGAATATGTGCGCCAAGCTTGTGCCTCCGGGGCCTATCCAGACGCCGGAAGAATAACAAGATAGTTCAGGGAAGACGCCAGCGCCGCGGAATCATTGCCCTCGATTCCGCGGCATCTCTTATTCCTTGCCGCCGAGCAGTTTTGGCAGATCGCCAATCACCGCGATTAGGCTGAAGGCGCCGATCCCCACCAGCATGAATAGCACCGCGCCTACGCACATGGTCGGTTGAAATCCCATCCGCAGGCTGTTGAATACTTTGATCGGCAATGTCTGGATCATGAAGCCCGAGACCATATTGGCGATGATGTATTCATTCAGGCTGACAATGAAGACAAAGACAAAACCGCAAGCAACGTAAGGCGTGATGATCGGGCGTACCACGGTGCGCAGCACATCGCTCTCATTGGCGCCCATTAATGCGGCGGCTTCGATCAGCGCTGGATCTATGGTGCGAAAGCCCATGCCGATAGTGGCCAGCGGCATAGTGGCAAACACAACCGCGTGGCTGAAGACGATATCCTCCAGACGGCCAATAATGCCGAGCCAGCTGAAGAACACCAGGAACACGATTGAAACAACGATGGCTGGCAGAAGAAAGGAGAGGCGGGCTAGCCCATCCAGTAATGCTCCAACGTGCGAAGCATATTTCCAGATCGCGTAGCAGATCGGCAAGGCGATGCTGACCGATGCCAGCGCGGCAAGGATCGCGATCCGCAAGGAGTTGATAAAAGCAGCCATCCAGTCTGGATCATTAAAGAAATAGCTGTACCAGGTAAGGCTGGCATTCTCCGGTGGAAAGCGGATTTGCTGCACGTTGTTGAGGCTAACTCCGGCCACGATTAGAAGCGGCGTCAAGAGGAAGGATGCAAGCGTCATAAGAAAGAAAAAGCGCAGCGTGCGTGTCACAGCCTTTTTTTCCTTCCGGTAAGGAGGAGAGTGAAGAGGGCAATGGTCGCAGTCGCCAGCATCAGCAAAACGGCCATGGCGGCAGCGCGCGGCAGGTCATGCCCGGCTTGTGCGGTCGATCCGATCAACACCGCCAGGGGCCATTGCTTTGGGGCTCCCAGAACAATCGGTGGCGCATAAGCGCCCATGGTGAAGATGATGGCTAGCAGCACGGTCATCGTCGCGGGCGCGCGAGCCATCGGCACAATCACGGAGAAGAAGGCCTTAAAGGGCGAAGCGCCCATGGTGCGCGCGGCTTCCACTAAGCTGTTGTCGAGGCGTGACAGCGAGGGATAGAGCGTCAGCACGGAAAAGGGGAGCATTAGATAGATGAGGCACGAAAGCACCGCTCCGCGGCTGGGTGTCAGCGACATGGGTTCGGCCATTATGCCGAGCATGACCAGAATATTCGAAAGCCCAATTTTCTTGGACAACATAACCTGCCAAGCAAAGGCGATCAGCACGTCGGAAAGCGTCAGGGTGGTCAGAAGAAGAATGAGCCAAAGAATTTGCGCCCGCCGCCGCATGCGGGTGATGAAATAGGTCAGCGGAAAACCCAGAATTAGACTCGCCGCGGCCACTGAGGCGGAGAGCTCTATGCCGTTCAGTATGGCACCGAAAACTTCCGGCTGAACCAGCGCGCGATAGGCGGAGAGGGTAAAGCCTTCTGCCCAAAGCCCTGCGGGATCATAAGGCGCCAGCGAAATGCGCAGTAGAAGAAGAAAAGGGAACGCCGCAAGGCTGATGAGCAGAAAGCCGGGCCATGCAAGAAGCGCACTCTGTTTCAGCCAGCTCGTCTTCATGTGGAGAGCACCGTTGCTGCGTCGGGCGAAATATTGATATGTACGCTCTCACTCCGGGCGTGCGCGTTCCACTGGGCTGGATCGAGGCTGGCGAGAAGCTCCTGATTTTGGCAGATCAAACGCAGTTCGATCCGTCCGCCCACATCACGTACAAATTTCACAGATGCCTCGATACCATCCTTGGCGAGGTAAATGCCTTCTCGGCGCACCGCGAGGGTAGCGTTGTCGCCACTCTTCAGTGCGGCCGGAACCGCTTTCACAGAAAGCGTGCTTTCACCCCAGACAACATTTCCTGCATTGGCGACCTTTACCGGTAACAGATTGCTGCGGCCAATGAAGCTTGACACAAAGATGTTGGCAGGATTGCGATAGAGTTCGGCGGGGGCGCCGATCTGCTGCACCACGCCGTCGGCCATCACCACCATAATATCGGCAAGGGTCATAGCTTCCCGTTGATCATGGGTGACAAGGATGGTGGTGATCTTCAGCGCACGCTGAAGCTGGCGAAGTTCGACCTGCATGTGGTCACGTAGCTCCGCATCCAGTGCAGAGAAGGGTTCATCCATCAGGAACAGCATCGGTTCCTGGGCCAAGGCTCGAGCTATGGCGACCCGCTGACGCTGGCCACCAGAGAGTTCGCTGATTTTTCGGCCGCCAATATCCGGCAGCCTTATCAACGCGAGCAACTCATTGACGCGCGCCTTTTCCTCGCGGGAATCGTAATTGCGCAGTGAAAGCGCATATCCGATGTTTTCCGCCACCGTCAAAAAGGGGAACAGTGCCAGGGACTGGAACACCATGGCGAAGTTGCGCTGATGCACCGGTCTTGCTGTGATATCGGCGCCATCGAGAAAAATGGCGCCGGATGTCGGCTGCTCCAGCCCCGCTATAATGCGTAAGAGGGTGGTCTTGCCGCAGCCTGATGGCCCCAGGATACAAACAAACTGACCTTGCGGCACGGTGAGGGAGGTGTCGTGCAGGGCGGTACGCTTGGCAAAAGCCTTGCGGATATTTTTGACCTCTAGGCCTAAGGGCATCGGGTTATCCGGTGATCATGTTGGTGAAGCGCTGCTCGATATAGCTCGTGAATTTGAAGCGCGCTTCGGTGGCGGTCGGAATGGAGGGGATTTGTGAGGAGACCGCGGCGAATTCGGTATCGCTTAAGGAAAGCTTGCCACGCTCCATCACTGGGGCTGAGCCGACATGGCGCGCGATTAGCTCCTGTGCCCGTGGCGTGCACATGAAGTTAAGGAATTCCGTGGCTTCGTCGGTTTTGCGCGACGCGCTGGGCTGACACCAGGCATTGGTCGCCTCCACCGCGCCCTCCTTGGGGAATATCGAAACAACGTCAGAGCCGTTCCGGCGCATCACCATGGCGGTATCGTGCATATAGGTGCCGCCCAGAACCTCATCATTGATCAGAGCCGTCTGCATGGTGCCTTCGTCCTGCCACCACAATTTGACGTTGCTCTTCATCTCGCCGATCTTGGCAATGACCTTGTCGATACCTTCTTTGGTCTCCAAGATCTCATTTCCTCCGAAATGCAGCTTGGTGGCGATCTCCAGAATGAGCGAGGTCGATCCCGACATCACGCCAAAGGCTGCTTTGCGCGGCTGCCATAATACGCTCCAGCTATCGGGCGCTGGCTTCATCTCTTTGGGATTGACCACCAAGGTCATGTACCAGGACATCGCCGCGACATGATCGGGGTGTTGGCCGAAATCGGCGCTAAAGCGGGGCTTCAGCGCGCGGACATTCGACAGGCGTTGCGTATCTTGCACTCGCCATAGCCCTTGGGCCCGGCCGCGCAACACATCGACAGAAGACGCGCAGCAAACATCCATCGGAGGATTACCTGCCTTGTTTGCTTCTGCTAGTTGAAAAAGAAAATGTGCGCCTTCCGGTTGTTCCTGGGATTGCACGGCAATGCCGCTGGCCTTGGTGAATTCGGGATAGATGTATTGTGCAAAGCTGCGTTCGAAGAGGCCGCCGAAAGTGGAAACACGCAAGCTGCGTGTGCCGCTGTGTTTCACAAAAGGGGCGCCGGTGAGGGCATAAACGCCGCCTGCCAGTACAATGCCGCCTGCCGTCCAGCCCGCCTTGCGCAAGAAGTTTCGGCGACTGGCCCGTTGGCGGTGGTCGGTCGGAGGCGCCATGTCCTAGCTCCTTGCCTTGCGCATGCTTTGATCCCAGTCATCAGGGTGATGGCAAGGCGAGAGGCCGGGGAATATCAAGCTGTACAACATCAGTTATCCGTAGACGAAACTATCACGCCACTCAGCCCCAACGTTGCGTGAAGCAGTGTGGGGCTCGTGGCGCCAAGATGAGGCTTTGCTGTGCAGCTCAGCCCAATTTTCCGGCATTCACACCCTCCTGCCGCCATGGCAAAGAACGCACGCGCATAGCATCTACGATTTCGAGAAGCGCTAAGGTGCGCGGAGAAGAGGTGTCGCGGCGGGTGATCAGTTCGATGTCGGTCGTGAAGCTATAGACGTCCGGAATGATCGGCTTGAAGTTCTGCAGCCGCCAATGTGACTTGACATAGTGGTCCGGCAGCGAGCCGAGGTAATGCCCTGAGGCGATCATGATTGCGACGGATTCCATCGTGTCCACCGAAGCAGTTTGGTGCAATTCGCTAGAGCGG encodes:
- a CDS encoding ABC transporter substrate-binding protein yields the protein MAPPTDHRQRASRRNFLRKAGWTAGGIVLAGGVYALTGAPFVKHSGTRSLRVSTFGGLFERSFAQYIYPEFTKASGIAVQSQEQPEGAHFLFQLAEANKAGNPPMDVCCASSVDVLRGRAQGLWRVQDTQRLSNVRALKPRFSADFGQHPDHVAAMSWYMTLVVNPKEMKPAPDSWSVLWQPRKAAFGVMSGSTSLILEIATKLHFGGNEILETKEGIDKVIAKIGEMKSNVKLWWQDEGTMQTALINDEVLGGTYMHDTAMVMRRNGSDVVSIFPKEGAVEATNAWCQPSASRKTDEATEFLNFMCTPRAQELIARHVGSAPVMERGKLSLSDTEFAAVSSQIPSIPTATEARFKFTSYIEQRFTNMITG
- a CDS encoding lipase family protein, with translation MSQLSAAPVPAWSGDGGVPAFYTWTGAIPVKPGIFLRGEALSSEMSLPDAGIALRILYTSTGWPKAKPITVSGALFIPKGTPPKGGWPLIAWSHGTTGYADVCAPSARPRSERDAKYLNDWLKDGYAIVATDYAGLGTPGPHPYLQYKSEGMSVLDSIRAVQAKFPELSRDVLTMGQSQGSGAALGAALIAPDYAPELEIKGTVATGIVAATTAIGNAPQVKDAEIYTSPKDYSNTAYEVLFFLGTVRASNPDQIKPDDYISKRGWPMLENAQHSCFRDLAKDAQTMKISVADFYKRPIDNLEAIADKTRNFPNVHIKTPVFIGTGLADTSAKTSKQYNFVSAMCAAGTTVQWHYYPHATHSSALPRARVDSPTFVKTVMQGKRAENMCAKLVPPGPIQTPEE
- a CDS encoding ABC transporter permease; protein product: MKTSWLKQSALLAWPGFLLISLAAFPFLLLLRISLAPYDPAGLWAEGFTLSAYRALVQPEVFGAILNGIELSASVAAASLILGFPLTYFITRMRRRAQILWLILLLTTLTLSDVLIAFAWQVMLSKKIGLSNILVMLGIMAEPMSLTPSRGAVLSCLIYLMLPFSVLTLYPSLSRLDNSLVEAARTMGASPFKAFFSVIVPMARAPATMTVLLAIIFTMGAYAPPIVLGAPKQWPLAVLIGSTAQAGHDLPRAAAMAVLLMLATATIALFTLLLTGRKKRL
- a CDS encoding ABC transporter permease subunit; translated protein: MTRTLRFFFLMTLASFLLTPLLIVAGVSLNNVQQIRFPPENASLTWYSYFFNDPDWMAAFINSLRIAILAALASVSIALPICYAIWKYASHVGALLDGLARLSFLLPAIVVSIVFLVFFSWLGIIGRLEDIVFSHAVVFATMPLATIGMGFRTIDPALIEAAALMGANESDVLRTVVRPIITPYVACGFVFVFIVSLNEYIIANMVSGFMIQTLPIKVFNSLRMGFQPTMCVGAVLFMLVGIGAFSLIAVIGDLPKLLGGKE
- a CDS encoding ABC transporter ATP-binding protein, whose product is MPLGLEVKNIRKAFAKRTALHDTSLTVPQGQFVCILGPSGCGKTTLLRIIAGLEQPTSGAIFLDGADITARPVHQRNFAMVFQSLALFPFLTVAENIGYALSLRNYDSREEKARVNELLALIRLPDIGGRKISELSGGQRQRVAIARALAQEPMLFLMDEPFSALDAELRDHMQVELRQLQRALKITTILVTHDQREAMTLADIMVVMADGVVQQIGAPAELYRNPANIFVSSFIGRSNLLPVKVANAGNVVWGESTLSVKAVPAALKSGDNATLAVRREGIYLAKDGIEASVKFVRDVGGRIELRLICQNQELLASLDPAQWNAHARSESVHINISPDAATVLST